A region of the Salmo trutta chromosome 40, fSalTru1.1, whole genome shotgun sequence genome:
TCTCTGTCTATCCATTGGCCTGAGGTACTACGATTCCAAGCAGCGCAGGACTCGTTCAGTTCTCTGTCGACCCAGTATCTGAACGAGGAGTTACTCTGGTCCGACCATTCCCAGGTGTCTTTGAACAGGCCGATCCACACGGCACTACTCCCGGCCACGTTACAGATCTCTTTGTTCTCAGCCTGGTTCCTCACACTGGCCAGGTCTGTGTGGTGCTTTCTGCAGTAGCGCTGAGCCTCCCTCCAGGTCATTGGCTGTTGAACCATTAAGAAATGTCCAGCTGGAGACTTAGTCCCTATGGGGACAAATGCAACCGGCAGAGTTTGGATCAGTGCCGTTTGAACTGTTGTCAGTTCATAAACCTTTGGAAATCATAAGCTTGGAATTGACAAGAAATTTGAAAGACAAACGTTGCGACCTTGATAACCCCACAGTAATCTGTTACTTGGTGAACTtgtgtgtacagtgagggaaaaaagtatttgatcccctgctgattttgtacgtttgcccactgacaaagaaatgatcagtctataattttaatggtaggtttatttgaacagagagagacagaataacaacaaaaaaatccagaaaaacgcatgtcaaaaatgttctaaaatgatttgcattttaatgagggaaataagtatttgacccctctgcaaaacataacttagtacttggtggcaaaacccttgttggcaatcacagaggtcagacgtttcttgtagttggccaccaggtttgcacacatctcaggagggattttctcccactcttctttgcagagcTTCTCCAAGTCCTTAAGGTTTCgagactgacgtttggcaactcaaaccttcagctccctccacagattttctatgggattaaggtctggagactggctaggccactccaggacctgaatgtgcttcttcttgagccactcctttgttgccttggccgtgtgttttgggtcattgtcatgctggaatacccatccacgacccatttacaatgccctggctgagggaaggaggttctcacccaagatttgacggtacatggccccgtccatcgtccctttgatgcggcgaagttgtcctgtccccttagcagaaaaacacccccaaagcataacgtttccacctccatgtttgacggtggggatggtgttcttgggatcataggcagcattcctcctcctccaaacacggtaagttgagttgatgccaaagagctccattttggtctcatctgaccacaacactttcacccagtttgccaatgaacatctgaatgattcagaggacaacttcagacgggcctgtatatgtgctttcttgagcagggggaccttgcgggcgctgcaggatttcagtccttcacggcgtagtgtgttaccaattgttttcttggtgactatggtcccagctgccttgagatcattgacaagatcctcccgtgtagttctgggctgattcctcaccgttctcatgatcattgcaactccacgaggtgagatcttgcatggagccccaggccgagggagattgacagttcttttgtgtttcttccatttgcgaataatcgcaccaactgttgtcaccttctcaccaagctgcttggcgatggttttgtagcccattccagccttgtgtaggtctacaatcttgtccctgacatccttggagagctctttggtcttggccatggtggagaatttggaatctgattgattgattgcttctgtggacaggtgtcttttatacaggtaacaagctgagattaggagcactccctttaagagtgtgctcctaatctcagctcattgcCTGtataagacacctgggagacagaaatcattctgattgagagggggtcaaatacttatttccctcattaaaatgcaaatcagtttataacatttttgacatgcatttttctggatttttgttgttgttattctgtctctcactgttcaaataaacctaccattaaaattatagactgatcatttctttgtcagtgggcaaacgtacaaaatcagcaggggatcaaatacttttttccctcactgtatgtgatgCTAGTGTCCGCTGGTGTTACCAGGTTAGTGTGTTTTAACTAGAATACATGTAGTATGTCACTCACCGTCGTAGCACACTGAAGGGATTTGAGTAGTGCAGGGATAGTCGTGCCATTTTCCAGAATTGTACACGACACCGCAATCTTCATTCAAATTACCTGATTGGTCTGTGTCCCAAAAAGTACTAAACTCAGTCTGTCCCTCACTATAGTAGTCTATATCTGCCAGAGACCACTGCCACCTGAAATACTGTCCCTTCCTCAGTCCTATCCACACTGCGCCATCATAACCGCTGTCTAGAGTCGAGTGGTTCAGTCTGTTCGTATCCTCCATGTTGCTTACGGTGGCCAGGTCCGTGTACTTCTCTCTGCAGTACCTTTGTGCTTCAGTCCAGTTTTTAGGGTCCGTTACATAGTGATACTGACAAGAGGATAGTGTGAAGAGCCCTGTGAAGAGGTGCATTGTCATTTCAAGTAACTGCCTCAAGGGCAGCAACATTAATAATATCTACCCTTCTACCCAGAGGCTGCAACATTAATAATATTTACCCTTATACCCAGACTGCAACATTAATAATATCTACCCTTCTACCCAGAGGCTGCAACATTAATAATATAGACCCTTCTACCCAGAGGCTGCAACATTAATAATATAGAGCCTTCTACCCAGAGGCTGCAACATTAATAATATAGACCCTTCTACCCAGAGGCTGCAACATTAATAATATCTACCCTTCTACCCAGAGGCTGCAACATTAATAATATCTACCCTTCTACCCAGAGGCTGCAACATTAATAATATAGACCCTTCTACCCAGAGGCTGCAACATTAATAATATAGACCCTTCTACCCAGAGGCTGCAACATTAATAATATAGAGCCTTCTACCCAGAGGCTGCAACATTAATAATATAGAGCCTTCTACCCAGAGGCTGCAACATTAATAATATAGACCCTTCTACCCAGAGGCTGCAACATTAATAATATCTACCCTTCTACCCAGAGGCTGCAACATTAATAA
Encoded here:
- the LOC115180294 gene encoding C-type mannose receptor 2 isoform X1 is translated as MLLPLRQLLEMTMHLFTGLFTLSSCQYHYVTDPKNWTEAQRYCREKYTDLATVSNMEDTNRLNHSTLDSGYDGAVWIGLRKGQYFRWQWSLADIDYYSEGQTEFSTFWDTDQSGNLNEDCGVVYNSGKWHDYPCTTQIPSVCYDGTKSPAGHFLMVQQPMTWREAQRYCRKHHTDLASVRNQAENKEICNVAGSSAVWIGLFKDTWEWSDQSNSSFRYWVDRELNESCAAWNRSTSGQWIDRECLKEFPFVCYGNPRPPTVKKMQVVRMTPDPNMNLNDAKVREAILQQVSLTLFIYRFLS
- the LOC115180294 gene encoding C-type mannose receptor 2 isoform X2, with product MEKKVLIVFFSGLFTLSSCQYHYVTDPKNWTEAQRYCREKYTDLATVSNMEDTNRLNHSTLDSGYDGAVWIGLRKGQYFRWQWSLADIDYYSEGQTEFSTFWDTDQSGNLNEDCGVVYNSGKWHDYPCTTQIPSVCYDGTKSPAGHFLMVQQPMTWREAQRYCRKHHTDLASVRNQAENKEICNVAGSSAVWIGLFKDTWEWSDQSNSSFRYWVDRELNESCAAWNRSTSGQWIDRECLKEFPFVCYGNPRPPTVKKMQVVRMTPDPNMNLNDAKVREAILQQVSLTLFIYRFLS